The proteins below come from a single Papaver somniferum cultivar HN1 chromosome 11, ASM357369v1, whole genome shotgun sequence genomic window:
- the LOC113320427 gene encoding probable LRR receptor-like serine/threonine-protein kinase At2g16250 gives MGLLQWICCCCSREPNVVNNYSVINPNPLLAQERNESSEERIEDVKECTTKQSLGKNTDSPQSGVGVEYNLEELETITRNFSQLLHTGHSGLFYQGIIGGEDIEAGNTQVVVKRITEGNYLEELSVFNQLTKSRFVVELIGYCSEGGYQYLVFQSMNSDLSRHFGSSTNYLDGRTCIMIARDLADGLTYLHNECAMAHRDIQPSSVLLDKNLRARLGSLNKVTENRQAYTEK, from the exons ATGGGATTACTACAATGGATTTGTTGTTGCTGTTCAAGAGAGCCTAATGTTGTGAATAACTACTCGGTCATTAACCCAAACCCACTATTAGCACAAGAAAGGAATGAGTCTAGTGAAGAAAGGATTGAGGATGTGAAAGAGTGTACTACCAAACAATCTTTGGGTAAAAACACAGATTCACCACAATCTGGTGTTGGAGTTGAATATAATTTAGAGGAACTCGAAACAATTACAAGGAATTTCTCTCAATTGCTGCATACAGGACACTCTGGGTTGTTTTATCAGGGCATAATAGGTGGAGAAGATATTGAAGCTGGTAATACCCAGGTAGTTGTAAAGAGAATTACAGAAGGGAACTACTTAGAGGAATTGTCAGTCTTCAACCAGCTTACCAAATCAAGGTTCGTTGTAGAATTGATTGGTTATTGCAGTGAGGGTGGGTACCAGTATTTGGTTTTTCAGTCCATGAACAGTGACCTGTCTAGACATTTCGGATCTTCTACGAACTATTTAGATGGCAGGACTTGCATCATGATAGCAAGAGACCTTGCTGATGGTCTCACTTATTTGCACAATGAATGTGCTATGGCACACAG GGACATACAACCATCGAGTGTTTTACTTGATAAAAACTTGCGAGCCCGCCTAGGAAGCTTGAATAAAGTTACAGAAAATCGTCAAGCTTACACAGAAAAATGA